One part of the Actinotignum schaalii genome encodes these proteins:
- a CDS encoding ABC transporter permease, which produces MAAEREREVSPEAEARFEKLASQDLTRVAIDTGFLSGWRASVRDIFDHRHLLGLLTRRELKARYKDSVLGYVWTLVRPLINLLIYYFAIGKVLGAERAIPDFAIYVFAGLTAWGLFSQIVAASTGAIVSNSGIVKKVYLPREIFPLSAAGAAFVDFLSQLAILVCGALIIRGVPWGSALIYFPISLAVVVVWAVAFGLFLSAANVYLRDVQYLVEVILLIGFWLTPSVYSFAMIAGAAPSWMINLYLLNPTSVAVMGFQHSFWAAGQDALLPSHLLTRLGIFLIIGLVLLWLAQRYFARMQRNFAQEL; this is translated from the coding sequence ATGGCAGCAGAGCGCGAACGCGAGGTGAGCCCCGAAGCAGAAGCACGATTCGAGAAACTCGCCAGCCAGGATCTCACGCGCGTGGCTATTGACACCGGGTTCTTGAGCGGCTGGCGGGCTTCCGTCCGCGATATTTTCGACCATCGCCACCTTCTGGGCCTGCTCACCCGGCGCGAGCTCAAGGCACGCTACAAGGATTCGGTGCTTGGGTATGTCTGGACCCTGGTGCGGCCCCTCATCAACCTGCTCATCTACTACTTCGCCATCGGTAAAGTGCTGGGCGCCGAACGCGCCATCCCCGATTTCGCTATCTATGTTTTTGCGGGGCTGACCGCCTGGGGGCTTTTCTCCCAGATCGTGGCGGCATCCACCGGGGCGATCGTGAGTAATTCCGGGATCGTCAAGAAGGTCTATCTCCCGCGTGAAATCTTCCCGCTGTCCGCGGCCGGTGCGGCTTTTGTGGACTTCCTCTCCCAGCTGGCCATTTTGGTCTGCGGGGCCCTCATTATTCGGGGGGTGCCGTGGGGGAGCGCCCTCATCTACTTCCCCATCTCCCTGGCCGTGGTGGTGGTATGGGCGGTGGCCTTCGGGCTGTTCCTTTCCGCCGCGAATGTTTATCTGCGGGATGTGCAATACCTTGTGGAGGTCATTCTCCTCATCGGATTCTGGCTCACCCCCTCCGTTTACTCTTTCGCGATGATCGCCGGGGCGGCCCCCAGCTGGATGATTAACCTCTACCTCCTCAACCCCACCTCGGTGGCGGTTATGGGCTTCCAGCATTCCTTCTGGGCGGCCGGGCAGGATGCCTTGCTGCCCTCCCATCTCCTCACCCGCCTGGGAATCTTCCTCATTATCGGGCTGGTGCTTCTCTGGCTCGCGCAGCGCTACTTCGCTCGCATGCAACGCAATTTCGCGCAGGAACTCTAA
- a CDS encoding glycosyltransferase family 2 protein, with product MKLFVQVPCLNEEKTLPLVLESIPKEIPGIDSIEILIIDDGSTDATVEVAKSYGVKHFVRHARNQGLARSFRDGVEYALANGADIVVNTDGDNQYPQEAIPELVAPIVAGRADIVIADRQTSKIAHFSRFKKLMQNVGSRVVNRAAGTKLPDAASGFRAYSKGALYRLNVVTQFSYCMETIIQAGNKRLRIDSVPITTNPKTRESRLFSNIFQHMFKSGTAIVRSYLMFKPHVPLGWTAAITGILGAIPFIRFLIFYFMGQGAGHIQSLIFGSAMIVASIISITILIIADLLKTNRVLLEQQLEGIKALRFGPPRPLAAAASTDQAPNALDVPEAEHSESPDSAANGGAAR from the coding sequence ATGAAACTATTTGTGCAGGTTCCGTGTTTGAACGAGGAAAAGACCTTGCCCCTGGTGCTGGAATCCATCCCGAAGGAAATTCCGGGCATCGATAGCATCGAGATCCTCATTATTGATGACGGTTCTACGGATGCCACCGTTGAGGTCGCGAAATCCTACGGGGTGAAACACTTTGTGCGCCACGCCCGCAACCAGGGCCTGGCCCGCTCCTTCCGCGACGGGGTGGAATACGCGCTCGCGAACGGCGCGGATATTGTGGTGAATACCGACGGCGATAACCAGTACCCCCAGGAAGCTATCCCGGAATTGGTAGCTCCTATCGTGGCCGGGCGTGCCGATATCGTGATTGCTGATCGCCAAACCTCAAAAATCGCGCATTTCTCCCGCTTCAAGAAACTCATGCAGAATGTGGGGTCCCGGGTGGTTAACCGGGCGGCCGGCACCAAGCTCCCGGACGCCGCTTCCGGTTTCCGGGCCTACTCCAAGGGCGCACTCTACCGGCTCAATGTGGTCACCCAATTCTCCTATTGCATGGAGACCATTATCCAAGCCGGAAATAAGCGGCTGCGCATCGACTCCGTACCCATCACCACCAACCCGAAAACCCGCGAATCGCGTCTGTTCTCCAATATTTTCCAGCACATGTTCAAATCCGGGACTGCGATTGTGCGTTCCTACCTCATGTTCAAACCCCATGTACCCCTGGGCTGGACAGCCGCAATCACCGGGATCCTGGGCGCCATCCCCTTTATTCGCTTCCTCATTTTCTACTTCATGGGGCAGGGCGCCGGCCATATCCAATCCCTTATTTTCGGCTCGGCCATGATCGTGGCCTCGATTATCTCCATCACCATCCTCATCATCGCCGACCTCCTCAAAACCAACCGCGTCCTCCTCGAACAGCAACTAGAAGGCATCAAAGCTCTGCGTTTCGGCCCGCCGCGCCCGCTCGCTGCCGCCGCGAGCACCGACCAAGCCCCCAATGCCCTTGACGTTCCTGAAGCGGAGCATTCTGAGTCACCGGATAGCGCCGCGAACGGGGGAGCCGCCCGGTGA
- a CDS encoding glycosyltransferase — MTTISSSSAKAALRSALRHVPGAEAAGRKVLQKVHYRVPCSERPLVSIIIPVYGHWKETFACIKALAATAGNIPYEIIAVDDCSPDSTGKKLDRIIGLRVIHMPKNGGFIRACNTGLQHARGEIVIYLNNDTEVSPTWLIPIVERMEDPSIGLVGARLVYADGTLQEAGGVVFADGVTENYGNGNNPENHSYTYFRDVDYCSGACLAVRKSILDELGGFDERYIPAYYEDTDLAFEVRRLGYRTVYEPRSLVIHHEGVSNGTDTSQGTKRYQVINKAKFAQKWAKELASQPLSRYQDPDFEMERAVHTKNVVIVCDGAVITPDLDSGSVRMEQILLELLRLGYQPIFIPQNKERPEPYVGNLTKRGIQVVYDSFNEHGQTNISAYALTILLRGNVRGVILSRVGVAAAAIFPVTHALPGVPVIFDTVDLHGTRELREAKLAGDDALITAAHQTKELELGVMRASTATLVVSSEEAKMLHTDHPELPVFVVGNVHVPVEHPAGLKGRRSISFIGSFAHPPNADGLHWYFTEVHPLVREELGDVEVNVYGKNPPESLRVFEGNGVKLCGYAADLADVYNPARLSIAPLRYGAGVKGKVGESLSWGVPIVTTDIGAEGMGLDNRQTALIANSPEDFARAIVDGMRDDELWERLSTAGERHIQEIMGVPRLHQDLATAFDFAGITRA, encoded by the coding sequence GTGACCACTATTTCTTCTTCCTCGGCCAAGGCCGCCCTCCGCTCCGCGCTCCGCCACGTTCCGGGTGCGGAAGCTGCCGGTCGCAAAGTGCTCCAGAAGGTTCACTACCGGGTGCCCTGCTCGGAGCGGCCTCTGGTATCCATCATTATTCCGGTGTACGGGCACTGGAAAGAAACATTTGCTTGCATCAAGGCACTGGCGGCAACCGCGGGGAATATTCCTTATGAAATCATCGCGGTGGATGATTGTTCGCCGGATTCCACCGGTAAGAAACTGGATCGCATTATCGGCTTGCGGGTTATTCATATGCCGAAAAATGGCGGCTTTATTCGGGCCTGCAATACCGGACTCCAGCATGCTCGCGGTGAGATCGTTATCTACCTTAATAATGACACCGAGGTCAGCCCCACCTGGCTTATTCCCATCGTGGAGCGCATGGAAGATCCCTCCATCGGGCTGGTAGGTGCTCGTTTGGTATATGCGGATGGCACGCTTCAAGAAGCCGGTGGCGTCGTTTTTGCCGACGGCGTTACGGAAAACTATGGCAACGGTAATAATCCGGAAAATCACTCCTATACCTATTTCCGGGATGTGGATTATTGCTCCGGAGCCTGCTTGGCGGTGCGCAAGTCGATTCTTGATGAGCTAGGCGGCTTCGATGAGCGCTATATTCCCGCCTATTACGAGGATACCGATCTGGCGTTTGAAGTACGGCGCCTGGGCTACCGTACCGTTTACGAACCGCGCTCCCTTGTCATTCACCACGAAGGCGTCTCGAATGGAACAGATACCTCGCAGGGCACGAAGCGCTACCAGGTCATTAATAAGGCGAAATTCGCTCAGAAATGGGCAAAAGAATTAGCGTCACAGCCGCTGAGCCGCTATCAGGACCCGGACTTCGAAATGGAGCGTGCTGTTCATACCAAAAATGTTGTTATTGTGTGCGACGGCGCTGTTATTACCCCGGATCTGGATTCCGGCTCGGTGCGGATGGAACAGATTTTGCTGGAGCTGCTCCGGCTCGGATATCAACCGATCTTCATTCCACAAAATAAGGAACGTCCCGAACCTTATGTTGGAAATCTGACGAAACGTGGAATTCAGGTAGTCTACGACTCGTTCAATGAACACGGCCAAACTAATATCAGCGCCTACGCTCTCACTATTTTGCTTCGTGGAAATGTACGCGGAGTGATCCTGTCCCGGGTCGGGGTGGCCGCAGCTGCCATCTTCCCGGTGACCCACGCACTTCCGGGCGTCCCCGTTATTTTTGACACGGTGGACCTGCACGGCACCCGCGAATTACGCGAAGCGAAACTCGCCGGTGATGATGCCCTTATCACCGCAGCGCATCAAACCAAGGAATTGGAGCTCGGTGTTATGCGGGCCAGCACCGCTACCCTGGTTGTTTCTTCCGAGGAAGCGAAGATGCTGCATACGGATCACCCCGAACTTCCGGTTTTTGTGGTGGGGAATGTGCACGTCCCGGTGGAGCACCCCGCGGGATTGAAAGGGCGGCGCAGCATTAGTTTTATTGGTTCTTTCGCCCATCCCCCGAACGCGGATGGCCTGCACTGGTATTTCACTGAGGTGCACCCGCTGGTCCGCGAGGAACTGGGCGATGTTGAGGTCAATGTGTACGGGAAGAACCCGCCGGAATCGCTGCGCGTTTTCGAGGGGAACGGTGTGAAGCTATGCGGCTACGCCGCTGATTTAGCCGATGTGTATAACCCGGCCCGGCTCTCTATCGCGCCGCTGCGCTACGGTGCCGGGGTGAAGGGGAAGGTTGGGGAATCTCTTTCCTGGGGCGTGCCTATTGTGACCACCGATATCGGTGCGGAAGGTATGGGCCTGGATAATCGCCAGACCGCGCTGATCGCCAATAGTCCGGAGGATTTCGCGCGGGCCATTGTGGACGGTATGCGTGATGATGAGCTGTGGGAGCGTCTCTCTACGGCGGGTGAACGCCATATTCAGGAGATTATGGGGGTGCCCCGCCTCCACCAGGATCTCGCGACCGCCTTTGACTTTGCGGGGATCACGCGCGCCTGA
- a CDS encoding ABC transporter ATP-binding protein — protein MSRPDVIQVDGVSKKFIVHKDKSLKERLVNAARSRTHAEEYWALKNVSFNVAAGESVGLVGANGSGKSTLLKVIGGILTPDAGQVRTRGRMAALLELGAGFHPDLTGMENIYLNASILGLSEAEIDAQLDSIIEFSGIRDFIHTQVKFYSSGMYVRLAFAVAVHSDPDILLVDEVLAVGDEPFQKKCMEKIRQFQREGRSIILVSHSAAQVIEVCDRAVVLDKGAMVMVGDVRDAMSRLHQGYQEQMLAELAEKNGGVLTAVDTHPCSIDNAAIVDGVRTSDDGLFVHISGDTMRIAFDLVAHEPMHDYGVVVEIATMNEDTPVFGMSSRRLQLPLPAVEKDYATIMVVLPDLHIGEGDYIVNLAILDSADIEIERRNSVALFTTKSDGMTTGFVKTFPEVYVHNVKIEAGSRTEQ, from the coding sequence ATGTCACGTCCCGACGTCATTCAAGTTGATGGAGTTTCGAAGAAATTCATCGTCCACAAAGATAAATCCCTCAAGGAACGCCTGGTCAATGCTGCACGTTCGCGCACCCACGCGGAAGAATACTGGGCGCTCAAAAACGTGTCCTTCAACGTGGCCGCCGGGGAATCGGTGGGCCTGGTGGGGGCGAACGGTTCGGGTAAATCCACCCTCCTCAAAGTGATCGGTGGGATCCTCACCCCCGATGCCGGGCAGGTGCGCACCCGCGGGCGCATGGCCGCGCTCCTCGAATTGGGTGCCGGGTTCCACCCGGATCTCACCGGCATGGAAAATATTTACCTCAATGCTTCCATTCTGGGCCTGTCCGAAGCGGAGATCGACGCCCAGCTTGATTCCATCATCGAGTTTTCCGGGATTCGGGACTTCATCCACACCCAGGTGAAGTTCTATTCCTCCGGGATGTACGTGCGCCTCGCTTTCGCGGTGGCGGTGCATTCCGACCCGGATATTCTGCTCGTGGACGAAGTGCTCGCGGTGGGTGATGAGCCTTTCCAGAAGAAATGCATGGAGAAAATTCGCCAATTCCAGCGCGAAGGGCGCTCCATTATTCTGGTGTCACATTCCGCGGCGCAAGTGATTGAGGTGTGCGATCGCGCCGTCGTTCTGGATAAAGGCGCCATGGTTATGGTGGGGGATGTGCGCGATGCGATGTCCCGCCTCCACCAGGGCTACCAGGAACAAATGCTCGCCGAACTCGCGGAAAAGAACGGCGGAGTGCTCACCGCGGTGGATACCCACCCGTGCAGTATTGACAACGCCGCGATTGTGGACGGCGTGCGTACCTCCGACGACGGGCTTTTCGTGCATATTTCCGGTGATACCATGCGCATTGCCTTCGACCTGGTGGCCCACGAGCCCATGCACGATTACGGCGTGGTGGTGGAAATCGCCACCATGAACGAGGACACCCCGGTTTTCGGGATGTCCAGCCGCCGCCTCCAGCTCCCCCTCCCCGCGGTGGAAAAAGACTACGCCACCATCATGGTGGTGCTCCCCGATCTGCATATCGGGGAAGGCGATTACATCGTCAATCTCGCGATTCTCGACAGTGCCGATATCGAAATCGAACGGCGCAATAGCGTTGCACTCTTCACCACCAAATCCGATGGCATGACCACGGGATTCGTCAAAACCTTCCCCGAAGTCTATGTTCACAATGTTAAGATCGAGGCGGGGAGCCGAACCGAGCAGTAA